The sequence below is a genomic window from Deltaproteobacteria bacterium GWC2_55_46.
TGACCCTGGCGAGATAATAGCCTTCCTCCTCGTAAAGGGACTTGACCCTCTCGGCGTTCTCGGCCAGAAGAGTCCTGTCGAGGACCCTGTTCGTCTTGAGCGTTACTACCTCGGTAAGCTTTTCCTCTTTTATCTCGTTGTTCCCCCGGTACTCTATGCGCCTCAGGAAGGGCATCTCCTTCACGCTGAAGACGAGCGCCTTTCCCGCGGCGGTATCCGTCAGAGCGGCCGCGACGTCGTCGAAGTAGCCGGTCGAGTATATGCCCCTCACGTCCTCCCGGACGGTATCCGGGGAGAATGGCTCGCCCTCCTTGCTTGTAATCTTCTTCATGACCGCCTCGGTATCGACCCTCCTGTTGCCCGAGACCGTTATGCGGTCCACCGTCCCGCCCTTCTCGACAGGCCTTGCCAGCAAGGCGGCGCGCATCTCGTCGGCCATCTTGCCAGCCTTGCCCCTTATCTGGCGGACGAGCTCCGCCTCGGATGGCGAGCTTTCGTAGAAGAAGGCCTTGGCGGCCCTGTCTTTGAGGTCTAATACCCTCCAGTCCACGTTCGAGGTGGCGCCGATCCTCGTTACGGCGCCGAGCACGGCAAAATCCGCCTTCACGCGGGCCGCGAGGCCAAAGGCGGCCTCTTCGCCGAAACGGGCGGCCTTCTCCCTGAGGACCATCTCCATGGTCTCCTCGGTCCCGACCACCTCCACGCCGCTATCCTCCAGCGACGAGGCGAGCGCCTCCATTATATTCCTCCTGACGTTCGATATGTCCGCGCCTGCGTGCATATCGAACGGGAGTATCAGTACCCTTATACCCTCAGCCATGGCCGAGACGGGAAGCAGCATGATGACGAGAGCTAACAAACAAAGACGGAACAGGGCCAACTGCGGATACCTTCCAGACCGGAAACGGGTCTTAAATTTGTTGGTGACGATGGTGCTTACTTAAAACTTATTCCTCGCGGATACCTTCCAGACCGGAAACGGGTCTTAAATTTGTTGGTGACGATGATGCTTCCTTAAAACTTATTCCTCGCGGATACCTTCCAGACCGGAAACGGGTCTTAAATTTGTTGGTGACGATGGTGCTTCCTTAAAACTTATTCCTCCGTGATAAAACCGTCCGCCATCTTAAGCCGCCTCCCGAGCCGTGAGGCGAGCTTTTCATTGTGCGTCACTATTACCATGGTAGTGCCCATGGTGCGGTTAAGCTCAAGGATAAGGTCGAAGACCTCCTCGCCTGTCCTGGTGTCGAGGTTGCCTGTGGGCTCGTCCGCCAGCAAGACCTCCGGCGACTGCATGAGCGCCCTCACCACGGCGGTACGCTGCTGCTCTCCCCCGGAGAGCTCGCCCGGTTTGTGCTCCAGCCTGCCTTCAAGCCCCACCTCGACAAGGAGGCGGCGGGCCCTTTCGCGGGCGTCGTTAAAGTCGGTCCCGCCTATGAGGGAGGGGAGCATTACGTTTTCAAGCGCCGTGAACTCCGGCAGAAGGTGGTGGAACTGGAATATGAAGCCCACGGACCTGTTCCTGAAGGCGGCGAGCTTCTTATCGTCATACCTGAATACCGGCTCGCCGCTAAAATATATCTCCCCGGAGCTCGGCCTGTCGAGCGCGCCAAGGATATTGAGAAAAGTGGACTTCCCGGCGCCGGAAGCCCCAACCACCGCCAGGGTGGCCCCTTTTTCGATGGAGACGTCTATGCCCCTTAGG
It includes:
- a CDS encoding ABC transporter ATP-binding protein, whose translation is MELIRTKGLKKVYGDGGKKVEVLRGIDVSIEKGATLAVVGASGAGKSTFLNILGALDRPSSGEIYFSGEPVFRYDDKKLAAFRNRSVGFIFQFHHLLPEFTALENVMLPSLIGGTDFNDARERARRLLVEVGLEGRLEHKPGELSGGEQQRTAVVRALMQSPEVLLADEPTGNLDTRTGEEVFDLILELNRTMGTTMVIVTHNEKLASRLGRRLKMADGFITEE